The Burkholderia cepacia genomic interval GTCCCACCGGCCGCCGTAGTTCGCCGCGATCGTGAGCGTAAGACGGGTATTGCGCGCCGTCTTGGTTTCGGCGCGGCGAATCAGTTCGCGGATGCGCGGCTCGAAACGGTCGAGATCGCCGACGACACGCAGGCGGATCCCGTTCGCATGGAGCTTGCCGACCTCGCGCTCGAGCGCGGTGATGAAGAGCCGCATCAGGAACGACACTTCGTCGTTCGGCCGGCGCCAGTTTTCCGAACTGAACGCGAACAGCGTCAGGTATTCGACGCCGGCGCGCGCGCAGCCTTCGACCACGGCCCGCACGGCATCGACGCCGCGGGTATGCCCCGCGACGCGCGGCAAGCGGCGTTCGGTCGCCCAACGGCCGTTGCCGTCCATGATGATCGCGATGTGACGCGGCACGACACCGACGTCAGGCACGCGAACGGTAGAGCTGGTATAGGTCATGGCCGTTGAGACAGTAATGCGGGAAGAAGGCGGCGCGCGAGGACGGTCGTCAGACCGTCATGATCTCGGCTTCCTTGCTCTGCACGAGCTTGTCGATTTCGGCAACGTGCTTGTCGGTCAGCTTCTGCACGTCGTCGCTCGCACGGCGCTCGTCGTCTTCCGAGATTTCCTTGTCCTTCACGAGCTTCTTGAGCGCTTCGTTCGCGTCGCGGCGCAGGTTGCGGATCGCGACCTTGGCCGTTTCGCCTTCGCTCTTGACGACCTTGGTCAGTTCGCGGCGGCGCTCTTCCGTCAGCGCGGGCATCGGCACGCGGATCAGGTCGCCGGCCGTGGCCGGGTTCAGGCCCAGGTCGGCTTCGCGAATGGCCTTCTCGACCTTCGCGACCATGTTCTTTTCCCACGGCTGCACGCCGATCGTGCGCGCATCGACGAGCGTCAGGTTGGCGACCTGCGAGATCGGCACCATCGACCCGTAGTAGTCGACCTGCACGTGATCGAGCAGACCGGTGTGTGCACGGCCCGTACGGATCTTTGCCAGATCGTTCTTGAACGCTTCGATCGAGCGCTGCATCTTTTGCTCGACGCCCTTCTTGGTATCAGCGACACTCATTTCAACCTCCGAACCTTCTAACCTTCAAAGAACGCGGGCCCTGCCCGGCGCGTCCGGCGCGCCGCGGCCGATGGCCCGCATCCGCGGGAGTTTACACGTGGACGAGCGTACCTTCGTCCTCGCCCAGCACGATGCGCTTGAGCGCGCCCGGCTTGTTGATCGAAAACACGCGAATCGGCAGCTTCTGGTCGCGGCACAGCGCGAAGGCCGTCGCGTCCATCACTTGCAGGTTGCGGCTGATCGCCTCGTCGAACGTGATCGTCGTATAGCGCGTGGCCGCCGGATCCTTCTTCGGATCGGCAGAATATACGCCATCGACCTTGGTCGCCTTCAGCACGACCTCGGCGCCCACTTCCGAACCGCGCAGCGCGGCGGCCGTGTCCGTCGTGAAGAACGGGTTGCCCGTACCGGCCGCGAAGATCACGACGCGGCCTTCCTCGAGCTGGCGAATCGCGCGGGGCCGGATATACGGCTCGACGACCTGGTCCATGCGCAGCGCGGACTGCACGCGCGCCTCGATGCCGGCGTGGCGCATCGCGTCCTGCAGCGCCAGCGCGTTCATCATCGTCGCGAGCATCCCCATGTAGTCCGCCGTCGCGCGATCCATGCCGGCCGCGCCACCCGCGACACCGCGGAAAATATTACCGCCACCGATCACGACCGCGAGTTGCGTACCGAGACGCACGACTTCGGCGATATCGGCCACCATCCGTTCGATCGTCGCGCGATTGATGCCGAAGGCATCGTCGCCCATCAGCGCTTCGCCGGAGAGTTTGAGGAGGACGCGTTTATAGGCATTGGACATAGGGGCTTCCGAGCGACGAGAGGATGACAACCACGAACTGTAGGGGCGAAATACTGATTCGGGCAAGCGCCGACGGTCGAACCGGGTTTCCCGGCCGGCGGCGGCGGCGCCGACCGCGGCGGAGCGGACGCCCGCCGCGGATACTGCCTGACTGCTTACGGCTTACGGCTTACTGCTGCTTTGCTGCTGCGACTTGCGCGGCCACTTCGGCGGCGAAGTCGTCCTGGCGCTTCTCGATGCCTTCGCCGACGACGAACAGCGCGAACTTCTGCACTGCCGCATTCGCTGCCTTCAGCATCTGCTCGATCGTCTGCTTGTCGTTCTTCACGAACGTCTGGTTCAGCAGCGACACTTCCTTCAGGTACTTCTGGACGCTGCCGTCGACCATCTTCGCGACGATCTCGGCCGGCTTGCCCGATTCCGCAGCCTTCTGCTCGGCCACGCGGCGTTCCGTCTCGATCAGTTCCGCCGGCACGTCAGCCGACGACAGCGCGACCGGCTTCATTGCCGCGATGTGCATCGCGACGTCCTTGCCGACCTGCTCTTCCGCGCCCGTGTACTCGACGATCACGCCGATACGCGCGCCGTGCAGGTACGTTGCGATCTTGTTCGCGGTTTCGAAACGGACGAAACGGCGGATCGAGACGTTCTCGCCGATCTTGCCGATCAGCGCCAGACGCACTGCGTCGACCGTCGAGCCTTCGAGCGGCAGCGCCGACAGTGCTGCCACGTCGGCCGGGTTCTGCGTCGCGACGAGTTCTGCAACCGTCTTCGAGAATGCGAGGAAGTCGTCGTTCT includes:
- the uppS gene encoding polyprenyl diphosphate synthase, which encodes MTYTSSTVRVPDVGVVPRHIAIIMDGNGRWATERRLPRVAGHTRGVDAVRAVVEGCARAGVEYLTLFAFSSENWRRPNDEVSFLMRLFITALEREVGKLHANGIRLRVVGDLDRFEPRIRELIRRAETKTARNTRLTLTIAANYGGRWDILQATKKLVEQAVREGREVEVTEDAFAPHLAMAYAPEPDLFIRTGGEQRVSNFLLWQLAYAEFYFTDKYWPDFDGAALADAMASYTERERRFGRTSAQLEPQSQNADSLSC
- the frr gene encoding ribosome recycling factor encodes the protein MSVADTKKGVEQKMQRSIEAFKNDLAKIRTGRAHTGLLDHVQVDYYGSMVPISQVANLTLVDARTIGVQPWEKNMVAKVEKAIREADLGLNPATAGDLIRVPMPALTEERRRELTKVVKSEGETAKVAIRNLRRDANEALKKLVKDKEISEDDERRASDDVQKLTDKHVAEIDKLVQSKEAEIMTV
- the pyrH gene encoding UMP kinase — protein: MSNAYKRVLLKLSGEALMGDDAFGINRATIERMVADIAEVVRLGTQLAVVIGGGNIFRGVAGGAAGMDRATADYMGMLATMMNALALQDAMRHAGIEARVQSALRMDQVVEPYIRPRAIRQLEEGRVVIFAAGTGNPFFTTDTAAALRGSEVGAEVVLKATKVDGVYSADPKKDPAATRYTTITFDEAISRNLQVMDATAFALCRDQKLPIRVFSINKPGALKRIVLGEDEGTLVHV
- the tsf gene encoding translation elongation factor Ts, producing MAAITASMVAELRAKTDAPMMECKKALTEADGDLAKAEELLRVKLGNKASKAASRVTAEGVVASFVGGNAGALVELNCETDFVAKNDDFLAFSKTVAELVATQNPADVAALSALPLEGSTVDAVRLALIGKIGENVSIRRFVRFETANKIATYLHGARIGVIVEYTGAEEQVGKDVAMHIAAMKPVALSSADVPAELIETERRVAEQKAAESGKPAEIVAKMVDGSVQKYLKEVSLLNQTFVKNDKQTIEQMLKAANAAVQKFALFVVGEGIEKRQDDFAAEVAAQVAAAKQQ